In Caproiciproducens sp. NJN-50, the following are encoded in one genomic region:
- the yihA gene encoding ribosome biogenesis GTP-binding protein YihA/YsxC has translation MGIETAFFELSAGRSDQLPASTLPEIAFSGRSNAGKSSLINRLLLRKSLARTSSAPGKTATVNFYNLGFCRFVDLPGYGYAKVSKSEKLRWAELAQGYFRQRRDIRLVVQLMDLRHAPTPDDLQMVSFLSDGKVPFLIAATKCDKLNKTERSSQEAVYCEKFGSCPGIPIVPCSAKSGEGVGVIRERILSACSFAEK, from the coding sequence ATGGGGATTGAAACGGCTTTTTTCGAACTTTCGGCCGGCCGCTCGGATCAGCTTCCAGCTTCAACCCTGCCGGAAATTGCTTTTTCCGGCAGATCGAACGCAGGAAAGTCGTCGCTGATCAACCGTCTGCTTCTGCGCAAGTCTCTGGCCAGGACCAGTTCGGCCCCGGGGAAGACCGCAACCGTCAACTTTTACAACCTTGGCTTTTGCCGGTTTGTCGACCTGCCGGGGTATGGGTATGCGAAAGTGTCAAAATCGGAAAAACTTCGATGGGCGGAACTGGCGCAAGGCTATTTCCGCCAGCGGCGCGATATCCGTCTTGTCGTGCAGCTGATGGATCTGCGCCATGCCCCGACCCCGGACGACCTTCAAATGGTAAGTTTTCTGAGCGACGGAAAAGTCCCATTTCTGATTGCGGCAACCAAATGCGACAAACTCAATAAAACGGAGCGCTCTTCTCAGGAGGCAGTGTATTGCGAAAAATTTGGATCGTGTCCGGGGATTCCGATTGTCCCGTGCTCCGCCAAGTCGGGGGAAGGCGTTGGCGTGATTCGCGAAAGAATTCTCTCAGCGTGCAGCTTTGCGGAGAAATAG